The nucleotide sequence aggtcacaatctcagggtcataagatcaagccctgcataaggctctgcattcagcggggagtctgcttaagattctctctttctctccctctgccccccccactctctttttctcaaataaatataaatcttttaaaaaagagaaaaaaactgttgCATTGCAGTTGGTTACTAAGGGGAGGACTTCAGATAGTGCCCAAATTCCGATCCAGGTAACTGAGATCTGAACACTTTGCATGTCATCACTGattattttaatagcaaaatgTGCAAGGTGCTATTTCAAAAATTAGTCCCATACTACATTTTTTGAGTAGTTTGAACTTGTTTCCTAAATTCTGCTgaaaattagtttatattttgCAGCTGTTTTAGCATTACTTTATAGCTTTGTTTTCCCTGTTGCTCCACATTTTGCTATTTTGAAACCTTCACTTTTCCATATGTCATGGATAATGGCCAATTGTGTTGCCTTCTGGTGGAAATAAAGATAAGAAGTAAACAGTTGCTTTCCTAACAAAAGACTTGATTACATCTGAGTTGATTTTACCATAGTATTTTCACTACGTACTGTTATTTTGTGTCACGTTGGGGACATTTTGTACTCCTGATTTTGATGACCTTTCGCTCCGTTTTAATGGATGGCAACGTGATACTAGCCTACATTAAATTTCTAACTTTGGAAGACTTTGgcacagtggttcccaaactggccacacattggaatcacctgaaaaatactgatgcctgggtcTCACCCGTCACCCATAGATTATGACTTAGTGGGTCTGTGGCACAATCTTCGTATTGGGATACTTAAAacttccagatgattctaatgtgcaaccaTATTTAAAGAGGTACCACTTAGTTTAGAAGAAATATTCCCAAAAGCTAAGCCAGAGTGACttagtgaaaaattagaaatattacaGTCAACATGAAGCTAAAACTGTTACTGGTAAAATCTAAGTACTATGCTACTTCCAGGCAGTGGTGTGCTAGTAAGTAGGTTTCTTGGTTGTTTTTATGCTTATGTAAATACTATTCTTAATAAATTTAGCTACATTGTGTGCAAATCAGTATCAGCAGCTCTGAGATCCTGTGAATTCTCTTCATTTTGAGGTATAATAAAATGACCTATTTGAACATCATGTATGTTACTaggtaaataataataacaaaagacaTTTCTCTAATGCTTTTCCAATGCCAAGGAcattacatattttgtttatccctcACAACTCATTGAGGTGTgttctattattatccccatttttacaaTAAAGGAGCTGAGGGACAGAGAGGTTACTTGCCGATTGACACGTAGCTAGTAAGCAGCAAATTGGAATTTGAACTAGGCAGTCTCATTGCTCTTAACCcctatgttctttctttctttctctctctttttttttttattatgttacattaattaCCACCCCATGTTCTTTCAAAAAGAACTTTTGGTTCTATCAAGAAGAATTGAGCATCAAAATTATATTCcgagatgattttttaaatactgcaGAACTCCAGCTCCCTCCCCGACTTCTGGttgtttgaaaatctttttcaaatCTAGCAACATGTAGCACCTGCTGAAATGAtcattttgtctttctcattaTCAGTTTAGTTCCACTTTTCCTGTTACAAAAACAGAAACTGCTCATGACTTTTGTGTAATAGAGCAATTATGTTTATTGAGGAATACATTTTATTGCAAGTCGTATTACTACAACCTCTAAAAATAGCACCACAGTTTTAAAACTCTCCTTTTTTATGGGTTTATCTGGCTggagccaaaaaataaataaataaaaaaccacaCCTCGGTTATCATGCCTCTCAGACACGTGTTGATTAAATGCCCGGGGGCAGAAAAGGACTTGCCaagtatagctttaaaaaatttttctgttgttgtttggaAATAACTTTAAACTTGCAGAAAGGTTGCACGAACCAAACTGTTACAAAGAAAAGACATATAGGTTCTAGTCAGATTTGTCTTTTAAGTTTTACCCCCATTTGCTCTATCAGTTGCTCTCActaatatatattcacacacacaaatacacataatttttttcagttttttaaagtaaattgcaTATATTATGGCCTATTACCCCcaaatacttcagtgtgtatttcccaAGAATAAGGATATTCTTTTGCATAATCCCAGTACACTTCTAACCTAATTTGTCATCTATATTTCAACCTCTTTTTTACTGGATTTAGTCATCACATATTTTGAATGTAATTTAATCTAGAAGATTTCCACAgagcctttctttgtcttctgtgacgatgacatttttgaagaattcgATCAACACCACCCTCTTCTTTTTTGATAGAACATTCCTCATttggaatttgtctgatatcTCCCCATGATTAGATCCAGATAGGGATTCTGGACTGAAAAACTACATAAGTGATGTTCCCTCTCAGGGTATCACATTTGAAAACACATGTTCTTCTGCCCCTCTTTGGTGATGTCAGGGCTGATTACCCAGTCAAGGAGTTGCCCAATTTTTCACTGCATAGTTAAAactattatttctcttcataACTAATGAGCAATCTGTGAAGAGATACTTTAAGACCAAACTAATATCCTTCTCCTAATCAAAATTTCCCTCTAGATTTAGCAACCACTGGCAGTTCTTGCCTGAACTACCGTGATACTTGAAAAATGATGACTTTCCATTTCTAGCACTCCTTTCACATATACCGGTCAGCCCATGGTATTCTGCTATAAAGAAgactgttctctttctctctattatCATTATGGATTCATGGgtccttatttttccttcagtggcttataagttattatttttttctcaattattttatttttcaaattgtctCAGTCTAAACCAAGGGGAACACCTCCAAGCTGGCCTCCATATTTTGGCatgcttctattatttttttaaacccttccttactttctggtatAACAAGATATTTCAGGCTCATTTTGTACCTACCTTGACCCCACATTAGAATTAGTTGTTTCCCCAAGGAACTCTCATTCCTTTTAGTGGGGAATGACATTGGACACCAAAGTCTGGGCGGTAGGTGGACTCACTCCTACTGAGGTGTCATTGCTTCTAAGCTCTTTGGGCAGATAGATCTGGGAAATATatgggtatatatacacatacacataaatacatgtatatatacacacataaatgaaGGCAGATATGCATACACaattacacacacatatgcacatatatgcacatgcCTTAGAAACCACAGATTTACATCTATTCCAATCCATTCTCACACGATTCTTTCTTGCTTCCCTCATtccatatttgtttgtttctcttccacAGTGAAAATCCTGGCCCCTAACAACATCAGCACGTTTGTCATTTGCTCAATCATACAATACATCTGAAAGAGTTTCATTATTACTTGGGCACAGTAGTCCCTATTCCTGCCTGTCAAAAATCAACTAGACCCAGTAACTCAATGCCCagttatttatccaaaagaaaggaaCTCATATGTCCACCGACAACCTTGTAcgagaatgtttatagcagctttattcatcaaAATATGTTTGGCCAAAATGTTTTGGCCAAAAATATTtgaccaaaaactggaaacagtccCACTGTCTTAAGAGAAGAATGGATAAGTGAACTGTGATATATTCatgcaatagaatactactcagcaatcaAAGAGCAAACTACTGCTGCATGCAACAATATGGACGAATTTCAAAACCACTATGCTGAGTTTAAAAAGGCAAACAGAAAGAACACATaatgtatgactccatttatgtgaaattcaagaacaggcaaaaataATCTCTAGTGGCACACTTTAGAGATTTTCCAAGAAACAGACATGTTTCTAATAGACAGGTGTGACCAAGGAGACAAAATAGAGTAAAAGTTTGGCAAATGAGCTCTCTTCATTCTCTACCACTTTGGGACTTTGCACAAGTTATTCTATactgtttcctcttttataaaatggggataataatagtatctacctgaTAGGGTTGTTGtgtgaaattatattaaatatggcAACATGGCATGAAAATTGTCTGGTAGAGAGTCAATGAGCTTGGCACACAGCACACATATGACATTCGGTAGCTGTTAGCATCAGTATAGGACCTGTGTTCATGCATTGCCCTATACAAGTATACTGCTGATCCCTCATTACAAACAACACTGAGGAAAGCAATACAGAAATATTCAGTAAGAAACCATCCGGTTTTCCATATTCTTTGACTTACTAATCCCTCTCCTGGAAAAAGTATTCAGCACAATCAGATATATACATGAAGGCAATTTTTGCCAAATAATCTGTGATAACTCCGAACTGgatataacataaaaatagaacCGTTATATTATAGAATcataataaattatggtatagcACCTGTTGAAATGTGGAAGAATCTTTGTTAAAGTCACTttttgttaaaaagcaaaatgtaagACAGTATGAGCACTGTGGTTGCAGATGAGTGTGATATGTTCACATGTGCAAGTGATGGCTCACACCATGCAGAATGGGAGCAGTTGTTTTCCTCTccaggatttaaaaaaacttcctggttgccttttcatttaaaaaatgtatactttttttgaattaaaaataatattatttgtaTAAAACCCTGCATATTAAAGAAAAGTGTGGTGTAAAGCCCAAACGGTAGAAACCAAATGACTACTTCATCTGGTGGAGGTGGGACAGGGCAGGACACAGACTGGGAAGAGGCATGAGAAAACTTTCTGGGAGTAAGGAAATGTACCATTATTTTGATCAGGATGTGAGTTATAGGGGTGTGTGCATTTGTCACAATGGCTTGAACTCTACCCTTGAtatctgtgcatttcactgtCCATAAATTacccttcaattaaaaaaaaaattggcagcaGTAGAGGCTGCCCTTTTAGCAGAAATAGAACTCTGATTTAAAACAGCTCCTTGTTGTAGTTTGTCTCACTTCCGATCTTCCTCCCCACCACGCTGGGGCTACTCAGACCAATACATTTACTTCCTTTTACTATCCAGTTACTTGCTTTACTATCATTTCGATATACAAAGTACAACATAGGTTAGAATTTCACAGATAACTAAATGACATTACCAACTATTTAGGTCTGGCCAATATACATACTTTAATAGAGTAAGGAAATGCATACAAATTGAAAATGTTTAAACAACATTGAATTTTAGATTAATCCTCAGTTTAGGCCTTTACCTATTTGATCTATTaggacaaaagcaaaaacaaacagataaattgCAGAGTAGTCGGGCCTTGCCAACGAAAACCGTTGATTTCCAACATCAAATGATCAAATATCACTTCAATGAGGAAACAATTTTCTCAGACCTTCTCATAAATTCTGGTGCAGACCACGCCCTTCATTTTACATTccttaagaaaagagagagattcaTTGAGTATCTAAAACTCAAACTAGGAACAGCGAATTTGCACGtagcaacagaaaataaaaacaaactcataaGATTAAGCTTAGAAAGGAGCAGAACATCAGTATGTCAGTCTCTGACAATTCGGAATTATGACCATTGAAATAGGAGAAACAGTTTTGAAGTCAATCTATGTTACTatgaaagaattttcttaaaGTGGCAAGTTTTTATGCATAATTTGTGTGCATTTAAATCTAAAAGTGGATTTCAAAACTATATGCATATTTGCATCATCTGAggagcatttaaaaatactgatggttCCTTCTCCCCCAAgagatttgcatttattttttattttttaattttttttaaagattttatttattcatttgagagagcgagaatgagagagagagagaacacatgagaggggggagggtcagagggagaagcagactccccgctgagcagggagcccgatgcgggactcgattccgggaccccaggatcatgacctgagccgaaggcagtcgctcaaccgactgagccacccaggagcccaagagaTTTGCATTTAATTAATCTGTGTTGGGGGCCCCATATTGGTATTAACTCTCCATGAAAATCTGTTTTGTAGCTAGGGATAAGAACCTCtaaactaaaggaaaaaacatttaaaataacatgaatCTATATTCAATGTATGTATTAATAAGCACAGAAgctaaaacctaaaaaaaaatcattagatgGCATCTCATGGAACCCTGCTCATCCTTCATTATCTGCTGACTAAAAGGTCTCCTATGAGCTGAGCTTAAATTATTGACATGGTGTAGTCCAAGTTACTTTGGATTCTTGAAAGCAAAACACTTAGATATCTATAAATATTCTCTAATTGAGCCGTTCggggtttgttttgcttttaaaacttaggcttgcttttctctttgtGAGTCCAAATTGGTAAGATTTACCCATACTTTCTTTGACTTTGCTGTTATTTTTAGGTGttgttatttctaaaataacaaatGGGCTTTGTTATTTCTAAAATCTTGGACCTATACTTAAAGTACTGTAGATGAGTCTTCATGGTTGAAATATCATCTAACCATTAGCTCTGACTTTATCCTTAGCCATTCTTATCCATTAGtattgcaaagaaaaaagaatattttgaaaataatataaccaaTTTCTCTATTTAAAtaccattatttttgtatttagaaGTGAAAATACTCTTACCACTACCATTTTCCCATCCaccaactttctttttattgtcgTCTCCTTGCCATCCCATTTCTGCACTTGATTCAATGAGCCTCTTGATAAGGTTACAATGCTCTGCAAAGACAAATTCACATAATCGAGTTGCTTGGACTTTGGTTGATTAAGGAAGCAGTTCATTCAGTATCGAATTGTTTTCATAATAGATGTCTCATGAAGcacattcattttctatttcatttcatttcatttcatttcatttcatttatttatttttacagtaggctccacacccgacgtggggctccaactcacaatcctgagatcaagcaaGGCTCCCCCAAGgcacattcattttctttttttttttttttaagattttatttatttatttgagagagagagagagagagagagcacacaagcagggggagcagcaggcagagggagaagcagactccccgctgagcagggagctcgatgtggaactcagtcccaggacccggggatcatgacctgagcccaaggcagacacttaaccgactgagccacccaggtgccccaattttcaATAGAATGGGGTAGTCTGCCCTTATGAACACTAACAGAAATAATCCTCCCAAGCTGGAGAACGAGCCAACTTTGaagagaaacattaaaatttaCCTTTGTTTTCCTGTTGTCAGCTGTGGTTTCTTCAAATTCCTGACCTAACTTAAAGGAGATCTCCGTATTTTTAAACGTACTTTCAGTTCTTATAGTTATAATATCTCCTTTCTTGCTGATGATCACACGGGGTTTGGCCAAATTTCCCAGTTTTCTGGTGGCTAACCCCACACCTGTAGATCAAGATAGTGTTAGAATTACGTTGACAAAGAGATGTACCTAGAGAGACTATGCATGTCTGCATTCTATGCTCAGGTGTGGAAATCGCAGGTAGTATCACTGACTACTGAGGACCTCCTCCCATGTTTCACCACCTAATGGAAATACATGTCCATcggcttaaatattttaagttttattattacaaGAGTAATGTCTGCAGATTTTAAAGATAAACGTGTTTAGCCTAAATAGTGCAAGTCATCCCCTCTTACCACATCCAATCCCACAGTCTTTGAAAATCACCAGTGTTTTGTATGAATCATTCCAgacattttagtttttacatataaatattctaggtatttttaaaatgcaactaTGACAGATACATACTGTTCTATGAATTTTTTCTCCTCAGTAATACATTATGTATATAGAAAAGAACTCTCcccacatcctttttttttttttaagattttatttatttgacagagagacacacagtgagagagggaacacaagcagggggagtgggagagggagaagcaggcttcccgcggagcagggagcctgacgcggggttcacttccaggaccctgggatcatgacctgagccaaaggcagacgcctaatgactgagccacccagacgcacCTCCCCACATCCTTAATAGAatcatatttctgaaattttgttGTGGCCCCTAAGTTTAACTGGTAGGGAAAATCTATCCATCTCCTTTCAAGATCTGTACCATTACATGTAATCataaataaactaattttttaaaatgttcgccatctgaaaaacaaaacaaaattagactCTCaagttttattactattattactaaaaCTATAGAAATacagggaaaaggagaaatgtcaaatgagagaaataaatgaaggaaaaactactttcatataaatatatgaatatatatattatatataatctctGCAGTTGAGCCTGAGAATTTACACTATACCAAACCCCGAAGTGATCTTATGCattctaaatttgaaaaatgacagaattagGGAGTCCTTCATTGAGGCTCTTGTATTTTGCTTCTTCCTCAACTGTAAAGACAAGTCCATAAATCTAACCAACCTCATAGTATGGATTTGTACCCATAAGTTCTCATAAGTGTTCTGGGCAATATGACACGATTTAGCTCATTTTACCTAAAAATACAACTCTTCTCTCGAGCTTTCTGAACAGCTAAGTAAAGTTACAGGCCGTTTGTCAAGCATAGCAACCTGGGTCATTGGCATCACTTTCTAGCCTACTTAAATAGCTCTGGAAATTTCCAAAGACACTTCATAACTGTTGTGCTCATATCATGCAACATTCTCTAGAAATAGTATAAGATGAAGTTGATAAAACTATTGACTGGATTTTCTGTCTTTCGTTCATGGCTCCAACTCCAGGAAAGTAGTGTGAACTTGTGGTTTGGCTAAacaccaaaattttaaattgaggCTTTCTATTAACTTCAGTATTTTCAACTCCTTATCTTATGAGCACTTCAGCTTTTATAAAACGAACCTTCAGGAAAGCCAGAGGATGGGTTGCCTAAGCCTCTAagatttctttcctctgaaaGCAAAGCCCTGCTGATACGAAACTACCTTTGAAATCAGTGGGAGTTCCACGCGATTAAGCAGCTCTTAGgttaaaatctcttaaaatttccACAAACAAAATGCAATAAACTATTGGAAtgacacaacagaaatttaattgCAGAAAAGGATTGTACTTGAGCCTGTGCAAACTTCCCCAGAGTCCTGAAAAAGGAGTTAGCAGGAAATAGTCATGCAGCTTTCGCAAAAAAGGATCTTCCCAACCAGAGCTACAAGGAACGTTTCTTACCCAGAGCTTTCATGTAATCATCGAAGTGCTCACTGGAGACAAGTTTCCAGGTGCCCAGGAATTTGTTGCTCATTGTGATGGATGAGAATTCAACACAGCTCTAGGTGAGATTTAGGAGACTCAAATGAGATGCTAAAGCCTCAGAAGATCTTTTCAAAGATGTCCAAAGCACGTGACTCTCACAGAGACCCAATGGGGAAAAGCAGTGTCAGGACCGGGCAATGAATCACCCGTTAGGACAAAAGAAAGCCCACATAATGTTTCCGTTTAGTGtccaaaaatttttataaagatgagAGTACTATTTGaaccttcaaaaaaatttttggtcgatcttaaatttttaagaagtgcTTAGCCTTTAATGCTTTGGAAAAGACTCCATGAACTGAATCCTATACCAGACTGAATTATATGAGCATGaatgagagaaagtgtgtgtgtgtgtgtgtgtgtgtgtctgtgcgcaCGCACGCGCGTTCAGGCATCTTGGTCACTCTCAATCCTGAGTCTGCACAATTAAGAATTCttactgaaagagaagaaagagaggaaaatgtcCATGAGTATTGTGATAACCGCCTCAAATATGTTGTGGGAGAGAAATGCAGGGAAGCAGTGTGAGGAAGTATTCATAGGTAAGGGAGGCTTGGCATAGTTCACATATCCCAGGCAGGCAGAGTAGGCAGACAATACGGTCAGTCTATTACAGCAGAGCACAGAAATCGTATTCATGGGACGGCTAAGAAGGAGCGCTAGAACACGATCTTTGGCCACAGCAAAgattttcatctaaaaaaaaaaaaaaaccttaagtcCAAATTACGCAGGTTCTTAGTTGACACAACAACTCTGAGTTTAAgccctttcaaataaatcttcagTTTTATAAAGAGAAAGATTTTCTGTATAAATAATACTAATGTGTACTGAGAGCTCATTATGGGCCAGTCACCCTGCTAAGTGCTTAttatagattatttcatttaattctctcaacacCTCCAAGAGTTAAGTACTATTATTACatccattttaccaatgagaatGTTAGGTAACTTGCTCCCAAAACTTGAATGAGGAGAGGCAAGGTTTGAACCTGGCATTGTTCTCCAGCCCAGACTTGGGGCCATTATCTTACCCTATTCCCTTTGTATCACATATGCACAGTGGCCTTGACCAAAGGTCAGGTGATACTGACACCACCATGTGACTAAATAGAGATAGTCCTTTCTGCCCCCAGATCAAGAGTGGTGAAAGTCAAGAGATGAAGCATCCAGGCTACAAGTACAGCAGAGCCGCAGTCTTTGACATTGGGGAGCAGACATAAAACCACTTCAAATGTAAGTGTTGCTCTTGGGAATACCTTCTTGCCGCCATACCTTTTCCTAGTGGTTTTCTATATTGGCATCAGTCCTGACTGTGAGACAAGCGATATTACTAGGTTGTAAATATTTGTACACAGGTTGGCAGTCTTCACAACAATGGAGTATTTTCCCATGATCATAACAGGTAGAATTGCTGGCTTTCTGGGCTCAGGTTACCAATGTCATAGTTGAGCCATAACCATTGCATTTATGTCCTTAGGGTCCAAGTTGGGTCAAAATGTGGAATCATATACCATGAGTCCGAGTCTTACCTTACATTACTCGTGCGTGGATAACTCAAAGTGGGAATGAAACAGTGACTAGAAAAATTCCTCTGCTAATCTGCTAACCCAGTCCTAGACCCAAGAGAATATAACTGGAGGAAGGACATTGTACAGGGATAGaagaaaaagctatttaaaaaaaggggcTTTGGATTAGAGAatgtactattttctttttttaaagattttatttatttgtttgtttgtttatttgagagagagagtgagtgggagggagagggagagagaatctgaagcagactccacgctgagcacagagcccgacccggggctcaatcccacaactgtgagatcatgacctgagccatgacctgagccaaaaccgagtcagttgcttagctgactgagacacccaggtgccccaagaatgtgTTATTTTCTTATCCAAAacccttaataaaaataaatgatgatatcACTTGtgtcctcaaaaatatttttttgtgacCAAACTTTATTGAGAAGTGTAGCATTCAACACTTAGGTGTTTTGCCTAAATTTGTGAAGGACTCTTAAACCACCCAACTTGAGCTGAGCCCTTGTATTCAGAGAGACTGATATAGGAGAGCTGTATGAATTTTCAGCAGTCCCTGTATTGCACATAGGAATAGCTGTAGAGTTAAAATATAACCATTGAGCTATGTATTGGCAGGGCTTATAACTTTGAAGcgattttaaataaagaaaagaactttCTATTTTAGCTTATCAGCAATGTATCTGACTGCTGGAATGAACGAGATGTATTCAGCCAAAGACAAAATTCTGAGGCTCACATGTGAGTCAAAGGCACAGATCAAAGCAAAGAGCAAAGATCCAGACTGAACCAGGCTTGAGACATTAAGTCACTCCTAGCTaagaaattcatcaaaatcctagtgaAAAACAGTGGATAATAAACACCAGAACCATATTATAACTAGATACATATATTTAGACTTGaactaaatatttgtaaatggatATACAATAGTCTGTTTACAATATGGATTCACTTTTCATAGATTTATTGCCTACGTAAATTCTCATGATAAGGGGAGCTACTTGAATCATACAATGAAAAGAACACCCAGAGGtccaaacaaaataaagaaagcttGCTATATATAACATGTCATGTAAATATTCCTCACATATTATCTTCAAGCTACATCcagttatatatttgaaaaagtgATAGCCAACCACCCTATAGTAAATGAACAAAGACTTCATGATCATCCACTTGAGTGCTGAAGATCTGATTCCATTTTAATTGCAAAAATATTGAGAGCCTACTAAGTGCTGGGCACTGTTCAGGGTTAAACATCATTCCATACCCTTTTGGAACTTACTTtctctattaaaattattatatttgtaaaatagaaatactgtgATCATGATTGGTGGCATGAAATAATGTGTCACTATAAATAAcatggtcattttttaaaaaataactgaataaacaaaaatggacTTTAGAATTTTTACTTCCTTAtgatagatgaggaaatcaagcTAACTTTCCAACTATGacatcttagaaaaaaacagatgtttttttttttttaatttttcaaggcaTCAGAGAgataaaaaggcagagaaaaattaAGCATCTAGGATTTGGGTGAAAAAAACAGCCAGAGAAACAGTCCCAATATTTGGAGCTTCTGTGACTCTAGGCATTTATGAACCCTGCAAAAGGCAGATGAGAGGCAAAAGTCTGAGGAACGTTTATGACCATGTTATAAGGTTTAGGGGAACAATGAGGGAGAATTCCTGGTTAATCACCACGATTTGGTTTGGGACTTTGAAAGGTCGCAGCATAGggaaaaaagtgaattaaatgGGCCCATGCTAATATCAATTCAGTTCTTAAAATTAGTTTAGTGTGATCTGGACAGCCAGTGAATGTAGCTACCAGTCAGAAACAAACTCTCTCTGAAAGAAGATAATGTCACCATAAATCTAAATTATTCCCACAACTTTTCATGTACATTGTTAA is from Zalophus californianus isolate mZalCal1 chromosome 4, mZalCal1.pri.v2, whole genome shotgun sequence and encodes:
- the LOC113938987 gene encoding myelin P2 protein yields the protein MSNKFLGTWKLVSSEHFDDYMKALGVGLATRKLGNLAKPRVIISKKGDIITIRTESTFKNTEISFKLGQEFEETTADNRKTKSIVTLSRGSLNQVQKWDGKETTIKRKLVDGKMVVECKMKGVVCTRIYEKV